In Euwallacea fornicatus isolate EFF26 chromosome 31, ASM4011564v1, whole genome shotgun sequence, the following proteins share a genomic window:
- the LOC136348116 gene encoding G protein pathway suppressor 2 isoform X2: MPAAVEDTALNNSATASHSMANQNEANEQENEAKPDRNQQMQKVLKAYILRERARKKQEQEAEVEEERLRKEREAREQQDVMTLGETREQISQLEAKLQMFKEEKHQLFLQLKKVLNEDDNRRRQLQKDASEQQMVQFQQLQQSMMPHQTQALYIQQPPPGRPQTIAQPVPAPLPPAIYKTAVKRPRSPSPPAQVPVSLYHQGYNAYKPPAVAGASYQGTAQKAPQYSNQPSAFYPVAPQDISIYYPGLSRDAGRPVYDQQRPQGFQIDHKIPTEHYNALRTASSQHGHVIHPGPGLAINPAQAAPKAAGSITAGYPIRSQPQYQPAAPASLYTAQSRQMYQNYAPPRE; the protein is encoded by the exons ATGCCAGCTGCTGTTGAGGATACAGCCCTCAATAATAGTGCAACAGCCTCACATTCCATGGCAAATCAAAATGAGGCTAATGAGCAGGAAAATGAGGCAAAACCTGATAGGAATCAACAGATGCAGAAGGTGTTAAAGGCTTACATTTTACGAGAGAGGGCTCGAAAGAAACAGGAACAGGAGGCTGAAGTAGAGGAGGAAAG ATTACGTAAGGAAAGAGAGGCAAGAGAGCAGCAGGATGTAATGACTCTTGGTGAGACTAGAGAACAAATTTCACAACTGGAAGCCAAATTGCAAATGTTTAAGGAAGAAAAACATCAACTGTTTCTTCAACTGAAAAAGGTGCTAAATGAAGATGATAACAGGCGTAGGCAGTTACAGAAAGATGCAAG TGAACAGCAAATGGTACAATTCCAACAACTCCAACAAAGCATGATGCCTCACCAAACTCAAGCCCTTTATATACAACAACCGCCCCCAGGAAGGCCTCAAACAATAGCACAACCAGTGCCTGCTCCTTTGCCACCTGCCATCTATAAAACTGCAGTAAAGAGGCCAAGAAGTCCTAGCCCTCCTGCCCAAGTACCTGTTTCCTTGTACCATCAAGGGTATAATGCCTACAAGCCTCCTGCAGTAGCTGGTGCATCTTACCAAGGGACGGCGCAaa AGGCACCGCAATATTCCAATCAGCCATCAGCCTTCTATCCGGTAGCCCCGCAAGATATATCCATATACTACCCAGGGCTCTCCAGAGATGCGGGTCGACCGGTATACGATCAACAGAGGCCACAAGGCTTCCAAATTGATCATAAAATCCCTACGGAGCATTATAATGCCTTAAGAACAGCATCCAGTCAACACGGACATGTTATACATCCAGGTCCTGGATTGGCTATTAATCCTGCCCAAGCGGCTCCAAAAg cagCTGGAAGCATAACCGCTGGCTATCCCATAAGATCTCAACCCCAGTACCAGCCAGCAGCTCCTGCTTCCTTATACACCGCTCAATCTCGTCAAATGTATCAGAATTATGCTCCTCCAAGGGAATAA
- the LOC136348116 gene encoding G protein pathway suppressor 2 isoform X1 produces the protein MPAAVEDTALNNSATASHSMANQNEANEQENEAKPDRNQQMQKVLKAYILRERARKKQEQEAEVEEERLRKEREAREQQDVMTLGETREQISQLEAKLQMFKEEKHQLFLQLKKVLNEDDNRRRQLQKDASEQQMVQFQQLQQSMMPHQTQALYIQQPPPGRPQTIAQPVPAPLPPAIYKTAVKRPRSPSPPAQVPVSLYHQGYNAYKPPAVAGASYQGTAQKDDGRRNELVRAVLWNKAPQYSNQPSAFYPVAPQDISIYYPGLSRDAGRPVYDQQRPQGFQIDHKIPTEHYNALRTASSQHGHVIHPGPGLAINPAQAAPKAAGSITAGYPIRSQPQYQPAAPASLYTAQSRQMYQNYAPPRE, from the exons ATGCCAGCTGCTGTTGAGGATACAGCCCTCAATAATAGTGCAACAGCCTCACATTCCATGGCAAATCAAAATGAGGCTAATGAGCAGGAAAATGAGGCAAAACCTGATAGGAATCAACAGATGCAGAAGGTGTTAAAGGCTTACATTTTACGAGAGAGGGCTCGAAAGAAACAGGAACAGGAGGCTGAAGTAGAGGAGGAAAG ATTACGTAAGGAAAGAGAGGCAAGAGAGCAGCAGGATGTAATGACTCTTGGTGAGACTAGAGAACAAATTTCACAACTGGAAGCCAAATTGCAAATGTTTAAGGAAGAAAAACATCAACTGTTTCTTCAACTGAAAAAGGTGCTAAATGAAGATGATAACAGGCGTAGGCAGTTACAGAAAGATGCAAG TGAACAGCAAATGGTACAATTCCAACAACTCCAACAAAGCATGATGCCTCACCAAACTCAAGCCCTTTATATACAACAACCGCCCCCAGGAAGGCCTCAAACAATAGCACAACCAGTGCCTGCTCCTTTGCCACCTGCCATCTATAAAACTGCAGTAAAGAGGCCAAGAAGTCCTAGCCCTCCTGCCCAAGTACCTGTTTCCTTGTACCATCAAGGGTATAATGCCTACAAGCCTCCTGCAGTAGCTGGTGCATCTTACCAAGGGACGGCGCAaa AAGATGATGGTAGACGTAACGAATTAGTCCGAGCTGTGTTATGGAACA AGGCACCGCAATATTCCAATCAGCCATCAGCCTTCTATCCGGTAGCCCCGCAAGATATATCCATATACTACCCAGGGCTCTCCAGAGATGCGGGTCGACCGGTATACGATCAACAGAGGCCACAAGGCTTCCAAATTGATCATAAAATCCCTACGGAGCATTATAATGCCTTAAGAACAGCATCCAGTCAACACGGACATGTTATACATCCAGGTCCTGGATTGGCTATTAATCCTGCCCAAGCGGCTCCAAAAg cagCTGGAAGCATAACCGCTGGCTATCCCATAAGATCTCAACCCCAGTACCAGCCAGCAGCTCCTGCTTCCTTATACACCGCTCAATCTCGTCAAATGTATCAGAATTATGCTCCTCCAAGGGAATAA
- the LOC136348117 gene encoding uncharacterized protein isoform X3, with product MQYQDISGPPDSHEAMNNREFNQNNREKRSFEFLVGLINNNSKYEVIRSDPELSVGKGILRKGHNQLKFMEMLLAKTEGSSPEATKLLLDLLAKIVTYPEHWNQIHKILTNLDQDISSSQHILYQQQQQQQSDINSPHSNTELQRKSEEEKLQQTKWRKQSFMDSATMKWPTFDEIEDDYPTSSTKPEAHSYSEKSAYQKNFAYHKVTGKPTHLKKTPTAYISVSAVAPKPSETEDDYMLETELHQLKPWKNKQHSNNQL from the exons ATGCAATATCAAGATATCTCCGGACCGCCCGACTCCCACGAGGCGATGAACAATAGAGAATTCAACCAAAACAACAGAGAAAAGAGGAGTTTCGAATTTCTAGTTGgattaattaataacaacTCGAAATATGAAGTTATTAGATCGGATCCCGAGCTGAGTGTCGGAAAGGGAATATTGAGG AAAGGCCACAACCAGCTCAAATTTATGGAAATGTTACTGGCG AAAACTGAAGGTAGCTCTCCAGAGGCCACAAAGCTGTTGCTGGATCTACTAGCGAAGATAGTTACGTATCCCGAACATTGGaatcaaattcacaaaattttga CAAATCTGGACCAAGACATAAGCAGCTCTcaacatattttatatcagCAGCAACAGCAACAACAATCCGACATTAATTCTCCACATTCCAACACGGAATTGCAACGCAAATccgaagaagaaaaattacaacaaaccAAATGGAGGAAGCAATCTTTTATGGACTCTGCAACCATGAAATGGCCTACATTTGATGAGATTGAAGATGATTATCCTACGTCGAGTACAAAACCTGAAGCACATTCTTATAGTGAAAAATCGGCATATCAGAAGAATTTTGCATATCATAAAGTTACAG GAAAACCAACTCATCTAAAGAAAACCCCTACAGCCTACATCTCTGTATCGGCTGTAGCTCCGAAACCGTCTGAAACAGAGGATGACTACATGTTGGAAACGGAATTACATCAGCTAAAACCTTGGAAAAACAAACAGCATTCAAATAACCAGTTGTAA